Proteins from a genomic interval of Caulobacter sp. SL161:
- a CDS encoding ATP-binding protein, with protein sequence MSAETKDIDVERAIASRRVNTYLRLGSTIAICAILHLVVGLRWVWIWGALYTATQFLETWLALKLIKRPQSNRDRWRRFSVIALPFLTSAVFGFLAIPLFASDARFAPTLGGMLLAGALMNVVIAHGGLRSATIAAATPYVSYLLVIPIVARQANPDAPLANVLWFGALLLIAAMAIASHTLHAALKAEADAKTEAERRRHEAEEAVAAKSAFVAMISHELRTPISAILAGASRLHSEAPEASSKVHAQLIADAGGLMRTLLNDLLDFSRLEAGRMSVEKSPFNLRQSLSDTLRFWRPELARKGLKLRVVGASTIPQWTLGDAMRLKQVLNNLLSNAAKFTRSGGVSVTLGAETVGDQVRLVVDVVDTGPGIPEAALPRLFTPFDQLNESVARLHGGSGLGLAISRELARLMGGDLTASNALGQGAHFRFSALLEAAEAPVVPTLGPSISGLRVLVVDDHVVNRRAVELILQPFGVEATLAESGEEALELLRSEVFDAILMDVYMPGMDGRETTRTLRAGQGPNRDAPVIAVTASATIKDWEACAAAGMNAHVAKPIDPAELFSALAQVMAARATLSNLSEPKSPRAAPEAGRSGPLRP encoded by the coding sequence ATGAGCGCCGAGACGAAGGATATTGACGTGGAACGCGCTATCGCCTCGCGACGCGTCAACACGTATTTGCGCCTTGGCTCGACCATAGCGATCTGCGCGATCCTGCACCTCGTCGTTGGCTTGCGCTGGGTTTGGATCTGGGGAGCGCTCTACACTGCGACCCAGTTCCTGGAGACCTGGCTGGCGCTCAAACTCATCAAGCGACCACAGAGCAACCGTGATCGCTGGCGCCGCTTCTCCGTCATCGCCCTGCCCTTTCTAACCTCCGCCGTCTTCGGATTCCTGGCGATTCCCCTATTCGCGTCCGACGCCCGGTTCGCGCCGACCTTGGGCGGCATGCTGCTGGCCGGGGCGCTGATGAACGTCGTCATCGCCCACGGCGGCCTTCGCTCAGCGACCATCGCCGCAGCGACGCCGTACGTCAGCTATCTCCTGGTCATCCCCATCGTGGCCCGGCAGGCCAATCCCGATGCGCCCCTGGCCAACGTCCTGTGGTTTGGCGCGCTCCTGCTCATCGCGGCGATGGCGATCGCCTCGCACACGCTTCACGCCGCGCTGAAAGCGGAGGCGGACGCCAAGACCGAGGCGGAGCGTCGCCGCCACGAGGCCGAAGAAGCCGTCGCGGCGAAATCGGCCTTCGTCGCCATGATCAGTCACGAACTTCGCACGCCGATCAGCGCCATTCTCGCGGGGGCCAGCCGCCTGCACAGCGAAGCCCCCGAAGCCAGCTCCAAGGTGCACGCCCAGCTGATCGCCGACGCGGGCGGGCTGATGCGCACGCTGCTCAACGACCTTCTGGACTTTTCGCGGCTCGAGGCGGGCCGGATGTCGGTGGAGAAATCGCCGTTCAACCTCCGCCAGAGCCTGTCGGATACGCTGCGCTTCTGGCGCCCGGAGCTCGCCCGCAAGGGACTGAAGCTGCGCGTGGTCGGCGCCTCGACGATCCCGCAGTGGACGCTCGGCGACGCGATGCGCCTGAAGCAGGTGCTCAACAACCTGTTGTCCAACGCCGCCAAGTTCACCCGAAGCGGCGGCGTGTCGGTGACGCTGGGAGCCGAGACCGTCGGCGATCAGGTGCGGCTGGTTGTCGACGTGGTCGATACCGGTCCAGGCATTCCGGAAGCCGCGCTTCCGCGCCTGTTCACGCCTTTCGATCAACTCAATGAGTCGGTGGCTCGCCTGCACGGCGGGTCCGGGCTTGGTCTGGCCATCAGCCGCGAGCTCGCGCGCCTGATGGGCGGTGATCTGACAGCGTCCAATGCGCTAGGCCAGGGCGCGCACTTTAGGTTTTCGGCATTGCTGGAGGCCGCCGAAGCGCCTGTGGTTCCGACGCTGGGCCCATCGATCAGCGGCCTGCGCGTGCTGGTCGTCGACGATCACGTCGTGAACCGGCGGGCCGTCGAACTGATCCTGCAGCCCTTCGGCGTGGAAGCCACCCTCGCCGAATCCGGGGAAGAGGCCCTTGAACTTCTTCGCTCCGAGGTCTTCGACGCCATTCTGATGGACGTCTACATGCCGGGCATGGACGGGCGCGAGACGACCCGCACGCTCCGCGCCGGCCAGGGCCCCAATCGCGATGCGCCGGTCATTGCGGTCACCGCCTCGGCCACGATCAAGGATTGGGAAGCCTGCGCCGCAGCCGGCATGAACGCCCATGTCGCCAAGCCCATCGATCCGGCAGAACTGTTCTCGGCGCTCGCTCAAGTCATGGCGGCGCGCGCGACGCTGTCGAACCTTTCAGAACCGAAGTCACCGCGAGCAGCGCCTGAAGCCGGGCGCTCAGGGCCGCTTCGTCCTTGA
- a CDS encoding very short patch repair endonuclease has product MTDVYDKAKRSAVMARVRSQDTGPELKLRRLLTGLGARYRLHRKDLPGSPDVVMPGRRLAFFVHGCFWHGHGCARGARVPKANRDYWLAKVARNVARDEQALAALAQAGWRTEVVWECAFKDEAALSARLQALLAVTSVLKGSTASRAPP; this is encoded by the coding sequence GTGACCGATGTCTATGACAAGGCCAAGCGCTCGGCCGTCATGGCGCGCGTGCGCAGCCAGGACACCGGGCCTGAGCTGAAGCTGCGACGGCTGCTCACGGGGCTGGGCGCCCGCTATCGCCTGCACCGCAAGGATCTGCCGGGGTCTCCGGACGTGGTCATGCCGGGGCGCAGGCTGGCCTTCTTTGTCCACGGCTGCTTCTGGCACGGTCACGGCTGCGCCCGGGGCGCGCGCGTGCCCAAGGCCAACCGCGACTACTGGCTGGCCAAGGTCGCTCGGAATGTCGCGCGGGATGAGCAGGCCTTGGCGGCTCTGGCGCAGGCCGGATGGCGGACCGAGGTGGTCTGGGAGTGTGCCTTCAAGGACGAAGCGGCCCTGAGCGCCCGGCTTCAGGCGCTGCTCGCGGTGACTTCGGTTCTGAAAGGTTCGACAGCGTCGCGCGCGCCGCCATGA
- the cysK gene encoding cysteine synthase A, which translates to MDDASSLYDAARFKRAGRGKIYDSIIDTIGDTPLVRLPRLSAELNPKAEVLAKLEFFNPIASVKDRIGVSMIESLEAQGVLKPGATIIEPTSGNTGIALAFVAAAKGYKLTLVMPESMSIERRKMLLLLGAKLELTPAEKGMRGAVTRAQELIEATPGAVMPQQFENSANPLIHRVSTAEEIWNDTAGAVDAVVSGVGTGGTITGIGQALKARKPSLKMVAVEPEASPVLSGGAPGPHKIQGIGAGFVPGVLDRGVIDDIVQVSNDDAFAMARRAAATEGLPVGISSGAALTAAFDLALRDEYKGKTIVVIIPSFAERYLSTALFDGL; encoded by the coding sequence ATGGACGACGCTTCCTCCCTCTACGACGCCGCCCGCTTCAAGCGCGCTGGCCGTGGCAAGATCTACGACTCGATCATCGACACGATCGGTGACACCCCGCTGGTGCGCCTGCCGCGTCTGTCCGCCGAACTGAACCCCAAGGCCGAGGTCCTGGCCAAGCTGGAGTTCTTCAACCCGATCGCCTCGGTGAAGGACCGGATCGGCGTCTCGATGATCGAGTCGCTGGAGGCCCAGGGCGTCTTGAAGCCGGGCGCGACGATCATCGAGCCGACCTCGGGTAACACCGGCATCGCGCTGGCGTTCGTGGCGGCCGCCAAGGGCTACAAGCTCACCCTGGTCATGCCCGAGAGCATGTCGATCGAGCGCCGCAAGATGCTGCTGCTGCTCGGCGCCAAGCTGGAACTGACTCCGGCTGAGAAGGGCATGCGCGGCGCGGTCACCCGAGCCCAGGAGCTGATCGAGGCGACCCCGGGCGCGGTGATGCCGCAACAGTTCGAAAACAGCGCCAATCCGCTGATCCATCGCGTCTCGACCGCCGAGGAGATCTGGAACGACACCGCCGGCGCGGTCGACGCGGTGGTCTCGGGCGTCGGGACCGGCGGCACCATCACGGGCATTGGCCAGGCGCTGAAGGCGCGCAAGCCCTCGCTGAAGATGGTGGCGGTGGAGCCCGAGGCCTCGCCGGTGCTGTCGGGCGGCGCGCCGGGTCCGCACAAGATCCAGGGGATCGGCGCTGGCTTCGTGCCCGGCGTGCTGGATCGCGGTGTCATCGACGACATCGTCCAGGTCAGCAACGACGATGCCTTCGCCATGGCCCGCCGCGCGGCGGCCACCGAGGGGCTGCCCGTGGGCATCAGCTCGGGCGCAGCCCTGACGGCGGCGTTCGATCTGGCCTTGCGCGACGAATACAAGGGCAAGACGATCGTGGTGATCATCCCCAGTTTCGCCGAGCGCTACCTGTCGACGGCCCTGTTCGACGGCCTCTAG
- a CDS encoding DNA cytosine methyltransferase: MNRNGQRRFLEFFAGGGMARLGLGDAWTCAFANDFDAVKAATYRANFADAAEHFQEGDVFALSAERLPNADLAWASSPCQDFSLAGARAGLAGGRSSAFFGFWSLMRALSAQGRAPSVIVIENVVGLLTSHGGADFTALCHALHEEGYRFGALEIDAGAFVPQSRPRVFMVATRNPPGDLVGSSAFHTRAVREAAARLPAELKAGWIWWGAPSPPPRNTDLASMLEPDDRAVWNPPERTAALLALMAPSHRAAVETRRAGRERAVGAVFRRMRGGEQRAEVRFDGLAGCLRTPRGGSSRQTLLVIDGGEVRSRLISPREAARLMGLPDSYQLPKSQTAGLQVMGDGVAVPVVRWLAETLLAPLVDSKTASLAAE, encoded by the coding sequence ATGAATCGGAACGGTCAACGGCGCTTTCTGGAGTTCTTCGCCGGCGGCGGCATGGCTCGCCTCGGGCTGGGCGACGCGTGGACCTGCGCCTTCGCCAACGACTTCGATGCGGTCAAGGCCGCGACCTATCGCGCCAATTTCGCGGACGCGGCCGAGCACTTCCAGGAAGGCGATGTTTTCGCGCTCAGCGCCGAGCGCTTGCCCAACGCCGATCTGGCCTGGGCGTCCAGCCCTTGCCAGGACTTCAGCCTCGCGGGGGCGCGCGCGGGTCTGGCGGGCGGGCGCTCGTCGGCCTTCTTCGGCTTCTGGAGTCTGATGCGGGCCCTGTCGGCGCAGGGCCGCGCGCCATCCGTGATCGTGATCGAGAACGTGGTCGGGCTGCTGACCTCGCATGGCGGCGCCGACTTCACTGCGCTTTGCCATGCCCTGCACGAGGAGGGCTATCGCTTCGGCGCGCTGGAGATCGACGCCGGAGCCTTCGTACCTCAATCCCGGCCCCGCGTTTTCATGGTCGCCACGCGAAACCCGCCCGGCGACCTTGTCGGGTCCAGCGCCTTCCACACGCGGGCGGTTCGAGAGGCGGCCGCGCGTTTGCCCGCCGAGCTCAAGGCAGGCTGGATCTGGTGGGGCGCGCCGTCGCCGCCCCCGCGCAATACAGACCTCGCTTCGATGCTGGAGCCCGACGACAGGGCTGTCTGGAACCCGCCGGAACGCACCGCAGCCCTGCTGGCGCTCATGGCGCCATCGCATCGCGCCGCCGTCGAGACGCGCCGGGCCGGGCGGGAGCGGGCCGTGGGCGCGGTCTTCCGGCGCATGCGCGGCGGCGAGCAGCGCGCCGAGGTCCGGTTCGATGGTCTGGCCGGATGCCTGCGGACGCCGCGCGGCGGCTCCTCGCGCCAGACCTTGCTGGTGATCGACGGGGGCGAAGTCCGCTCGCGCCTGATCTCACCCCGCGAGGCCGCGCGCCTGATGGGTCTTCCCGACAGCTACCAGCTGCCCAAGTCGCAGACCGCGGGCTTGCAGGTGATGGGCGATGGCGTCGCCGTCCCCGTCGTGCGCTGGCTGGCCGAAACCCTGCTGGCCCCGCTCGTTGATAGCAAAACTGCAAGCCTCGCCGCCGAATGA
- a CDS encoding COG3650 family protein: protein MRHALLITAALMLAACGAPMGSSEDAPPPADAPITVGPDYSGDFDAIGTEPFWAVKVRAASFTLTRPDHPDVTTANPGVRADGEQGVWDGTAGERRLVLRLTPGECTDGMSDRRYGYAAEVWIDGETLRGCAAKTAALAAQPRP, encoded by the coding sequence ATGCGTCACGCCCTGCTGATCACCGCCGCCCTGATGCTCGCCGCCTGCGGGGCGCCGATGGGATCGTCCGAAGACGCCCCGCCGCCGGCCGACGCGCCGATCACGGTCGGCCCCGACTACTCCGGCGATTTCGACGCGATCGGCACCGAGCCGTTCTGGGCCGTGAAGGTCCGGGCCGCCAGCTTCACCCTGACGCGCCCGGACCATCCCGACGTGACCACCGCCAATCCGGGCGTCCGCGCCGACGGCGAACAAGGGGTCTGGGACGGCACGGCGGGCGAGCGACGGCTGGTGCTGCGTCTCACGCCGGGCGAATGCACGGACGGGATGTCGGACCGGCGCTACGGCTACGCCGCCGAGGTCTGGATCGACGGCGAGACCCTGCGGGGCTGCGCGGCCAAGACCGCCGCCCTCGCCGCTCAGCCCAGGCCCTAG
- a CDS encoding serine hydrolase domain-containing protein has product MSRKFVFAAVAALLLCAQAAPTIAAPARAAEASASVKLDKARINVALKAMVDSGRAVGVSALVWQGGQERYFGVAGMADREAGKPMGRDTLVQIFSMTKPVTGVALMQLWERGQFGLDDPLSRYLPEFADMKVSDGQGGVRPAARPILVRDILRHTAGFSYGWGDGPADAAFRAADPLNLNNDLAEFGRRLATAPLLYDPGEQWNYSAAVDVQALLVERLSGQPFETYVKASILEPLGMKTTAWTQPEAAFAGLAATYQRGADGKLARQDDVVTRRMNFDPSRRLTMGGAGLVASIDDYARFSRMLLGEGALDGVRILKPSTVRLMASDHLDPRVTARSWLPGKGAVGFGFDVAVRQRQPQTPDENRGAVGEYFWDGMASTVFWVDPANQLTAVLFVQTLPFDGTLHRDFRAAVYGPHYLGPKGD; this is encoded by the coding sequence GTGTCCAGGAAGTTCGTTTTCGCCGCCGTCGCGGCGTTGCTGCTTTGCGCGCAGGCCGCGCCCACGATCGCCGCGCCCGCTCGCGCCGCCGAGGCCTCAGCGTCCGTCAAGCTCGACAAGGCCAGGATCAATGTGGCGCTGAAAGCCATGGTCGACAGCGGTCGCGCTGTGGGGGTCTCGGCGCTGGTCTGGCAAGGCGGTCAGGAGCGCTATTTCGGCGTCGCCGGGATGGCCGACCGCGAGGCGGGCAAGCCCATGGGCCGCGACACCCTGGTTCAGATCTTCTCGATGACCAAGCCGGTGACGGGCGTGGCCCTCATGCAGCTTTGGGAGCGGGGCCAGTTCGGTCTGGACGATCCGCTGTCGCGCTACCTGCCGGAGTTCGCCGACATGAAGGTGTCGGACGGTCAGGGCGGCGTGCGGCCGGCGGCCCGGCCGATCCTGGTTCGTGACATCCTGCGCCATACGGCGGGCTTTTCGTACGGCTGGGGTGACGGCCCCGCCGATGCGGCGTTCCGCGCGGCGGATCCGCTGAACCTGAACAACGACCTCGCCGAATTCGGCCGCCGTCTGGCGACCGCGCCCCTGCTGTACGATCCCGGCGAGCAGTGGAACTACAGCGCCGCCGTCGATGTTCAGGCGCTGCTGGTGGAAAGGCTGTCCGGCCAGCCGTTCGAGACCTACGTCAAGGCCAGCATCCTTGAGCCGCTGGGCATGAAGACGACCGCCTGGACCCAGCCCGAGGCCGCCTTCGCCGGATTGGCCGCGACCTATCAGAGGGGCGCGGACGGCAAGCTGGCGCGTCAGGACGATGTCGTCACTCGGCGGATGAATTTCGACCCCAGTCGTCGCCTGACCATGGGCGGGGCGGGGCTGGTGGCCTCAATCGACGACTATGCGCGCTTCTCGCGCATGCTGCTGGGCGAGGGCGCGCTGGACGGCGTGCGGATTCTGAAGCCCTCGACCGTGCGATTGATGGCCTCGGATCATCTCGACCCCCGGGTGACGGCGCGCAGCTGGCTGCCGGGCAAGGGGGCGGTCGGCTTCGGCTTCGACGTCGCGGTTCGCCAGCGCCAGCCCCAGACCCCGGACGAAAATCGCGGCGCGGTGGGCGAATACTTCTGGGACGGCATGGCCAGCACGGTGTTCTGGGTCGATCCAGCCAATCAGCTGACGGCGGTGCTGTTCGTACAGACCCTGCCCTTCGACGGAACCTTGCATCGCGACTTCCGCGCGGCGGTCTATGGCCCCCACTATCTGGGGCCGAAGGGCGACTAG
- the rfbB gene encoding dTDP-glucose 4,6-dehydratase — protein MSQQNLRVMVTGGSGFIGSAVCRHLAGQNNVAILNYDKLTYAASQASLAMLEGKADYQFVQGDVADVARVCATIKAFRPDVVMHLAAESHVDRSITGPGDFIQTNIVGTYVMLQAALEHWQGLTGEDKDRFRFHHISTDEVFGSLGAEGLFSETTPYDPRSPYSASKASSDHLARAWQHTYGLPVVVSNCSNNYGPYHFPEKLIPLVTLNALEGKPLPVYGKGDNVRDWLHVEDHARALHLIATKGVPGESYNVGGRNERTNLQVVEAICDILDELRPILGQSRRDLITFVADRPGHDARYAIDATKLESELGWRAQETFDTGLRKTIQWYLDNEAWWAPLRERYAGQRLGLSKQA, from the coding sequence ATGTCGCAGCAAAATCTCCGCGTGATGGTGACCGGCGGGTCGGGCTTCATCGGCTCGGCCGTGTGCCGTCATCTGGCCGGCCAGAACAATGTCGCGATCCTCAACTACGACAAGCTGACCTACGCCGCCTCGCAGGCCAGCCTGGCCATGCTGGAGGGCAAGGCCGACTATCAGTTCGTGCAGGGCGACGTCGCCGACGTGGCGAGGGTTTGCGCCACCATCAAGGCGTTCCGCCCCGACGTCGTGATGCATCTGGCCGCCGAGAGCCACGTCGATCGCTCGATCACCGGTCCCGGCGACTTCATCCAGACCAACATCGTCGGCACCTATGTGATGCTGCAGGCCGCTCTGGAGCACTGGCAGGGCCTGACCGGCGAGGACAAGGACCGGTTCCGCTTCCACCACATCTCGACCGACGAGGTGTTCGGCAGCCTGGGCGCCGAGGGCCTGTTCAGCGAGACCACGCCCTATGATCCGCGCTCGCCCTATTCGGCGTCGAAGGCCTCGTCGGACCACCTGGCGCGGGCCTGGCAGCACACCTATGGCCTGCCGGTCGTGGTCTCCAACTGCTCGAACAACTACGGGCCCTATCACTTCCCCGAGAAGCTGATCCCGCTGGTCACGCTGAACGCGCTGGAGGGCAAGCCGCTGCCGGTCTACGGCAAGGGCGACAATGTCCGCGACTGGCTGCATGTCGAGGATCACGCCCGCGCGCTGCATCTGATCGCGACGAAGGGCGTGCCCGGCGAGAGCTACAATGTCGGCGGCCGCAATGAGCGGACCAACCTTCAGGTGGTCGAGGCGATCTGCGACATTCTCGATGAGCTGCGTCCGATCCTTGGTCAGAGCCGCCGCGACCTGATCACCTTCGTCGCCGACCGGCCGGGTCATGACGCCCGTTACGCCATCGACGCCACCAAGCTGGAGAGCGAGCTCGGTTGGAGGGCGCAGGAGACGTTCGACACGGGCCTGCGCAAGACCATCCAGTGGTACCTCGACAACGAAGCCTGGTGGGCGCCGCTGCGCGAACGCTATGCGGGCCAGCGCCTGGGTCTGTCGAAGCAGGCCTAA
- the purU gene encoding formyltetrahydrofolate deformylase, translating into MILTLSCPDQRGIVAKVSAFLFERGCNILDAQQFDDQETGQFFMRVVFDADGADREALRVDFGDLAEGFKMKWTLRNRADRYRVLLLASKFDHCLADLVYRWRIGELPMDITGVVSNHPAETYAHVDLSGLSFHHLPVTKETKFEQEAELWKLIQETNTDIVVLARYMQVLSDGLSAKLQGRCINIHHSFLPGFKGAKPYHQAHARGVKLIGASAHYVTGDLDEGPIIEQDVERISHRDTPEDLVRKGRDIERRVLARALRYRLEDRVLLNGRKTVVFTD; encoded by the coding sequence ATGATCCTGACCCTCTCCTGTCCTGACCAGCGCGGCATCGTCGCCAAGGTCTCCGCCTTCCTGTTCGAGCGCGGCTGCAACATTCTCGACGCGCAGCAGTTCGATGACCAGGAGACCGGTCAGTTCTTCATGCGCGTGGTCTTCGACGCCGACGGCGCGGATCGCGAGGCGCTTCGCGTCGATTTTGGCGACCTCGCCGAAGGCTTCAAGATGAAGTGGACGCTGCGCAACCGCGCCGACCGCTACCGGGTGCTGCTCTTGGCCAGCAAGTTCGACCACTGCCTGGCCGATCTCGTCTATCGCTGGCGGATCGGCGAGCTGCCGATGGACATCACCGGCGTGGTCTCCAACCACCCGGCCGAAACCTACGCCCACGTCGATCTGTCGGGTCTGTCCTTCCACCACCTGCCGGTGACCAAGGAGACCAAGTTCGAGCAGGAAGCCGAGCTCTGGAAGCTGATCCAGGAGACGAACACCGACATCGTCGTGCTCGCCCGCTACATGCAGGTGCTGTCCGACGGCCTGTCGGCCAAGCTGCAGGGCCGCTGCATCAACATCCACCACTCGTTCCTGCCGGGCTTCAAGGGCGCCAAGCCCTACCATCAGGCCCATGCGCGCGGCGTGAAGCTGATCGGCGCCTCGGCGCACTATGTGACCGGCGACCTCGATGAAGGTCCGATCATCGAGCAGGACGTCGAGCGCATCAGCCATCGCGACACGCCCGAGGACCTGGTCCGCAAGGGCCGCGACATCGAGCGCCGCGTCCTGGCCCGGGCCCTGCGTTACCGCCTGGAAGACCGGGTGCTGCTCAACGGCCGCAAGACTGTGGTGTTCACCGATTAG
- the argE gene encoding acetylornithine deacetylase has protein sequence MVASSEALSARAIDILAKLVAFDTTSRRSNLALIEWVERYLAELNVPTRRVPNAEGTKSNLMAMIGPAVEGGVVLSGHTDVVPVDGQPWSTDPWTLTERDGRLYGRGTCDMKGFLALALAAAPDLAKADLRKPVHLAFSYDEEVGCLGAPDMIAVIAREVPRPALVVVGEPTDMVAVRAHKGIASFKVTVTGREAHSSLTHLGVSANMMAIKLMAMLVGLSEKLEREADPNSPFTPKGATLTIGQVNGGTAVNILARECVFIFDLRTPAGMDPVAILSDFFAMASALDAEIKAKAPEGGVKVERRSLTPAFAPEEDGVAEAFARKLAGDNGPARVVPYAAEAGQFQGAGFSTVICGPGSIDQAHQPNEYVEISQMQRGAAFMRRLIEDLSTQ, from the coding sequence ATGGTCGCCTCCTCCGAAGCCCTGTCCGCCCGCGCCATCGACATCCTGGCCAAGCTGGTGGCGTTCGACACCACCTCGCGCCGCTCGAACCTCGCGCTGATCGAATGGGTCGAGCGGTATCTGGCCGAACTGAACGTCCCGACCCGGCGCGTGCCGAACGCGGAGGGGACGAAATCGAACCTGATGGCGATGATCGGCCCGGCGGTCGAGGGCGGGGTCGTGCTCTCGGGCCATACCGACGTGGTCCCGGTCGACGGCCAGCCCTGGTCCACCGATCCCTGGACGCTGACCGAGCGCGACGGCCGGCTGTATGGGCGCGGAACCTGCGACATGAAGGGCTTCCTGGCCCTGGCGCTGGCCGCCGCGCCGGATCTGGCCAAGGCCGACCTGCGCAAGCCCGTCCACCTGGCGTTCTCGTATGATGAAGAGGTCGGGTGCCTGGGCGCGCCCGACATGATCGCCGTGATAGCCCGCGAGGTTCCCCGCCCCGCCTTGGTGGTGGTGGGCGAGCCGACCGACATGGTGGCGGTTCGCGCCCACAAGGGCATCGCCAGCTTCAAGGTCACCGTCACCGGCCGCGAGGCCCACTCCAGCCTGACCCATCTGGGGGTCTCGGCGAACATGATGGCGATCAAGCTGATGGCCATGCTGGTCGGTCTCTCCGAAAAACTCGAGCGCGAGGCCGATCCCAACTCGCCGTTCACGCCCAAGGGCGCGACCCTCACCATCGGCCAGGTGAACGGCGGAACGGCGGTCAATATCCTGGCGCGCGAGTGCGTGTTCATCTTCGACCTGCGCACGCCCGCCGGCATGGATCCTGTCGCGATCCTGTCGGACTTCTTCGCCATGGCGTCGGCCCTGGACGCCGAGATCAAGGCCAAGGCCCCCGAGGGCGGCGTGAAGGTCGAGCGCCGCTCGCTGACCCCCGCCTTCGCGCCCGAAGAGGACGGCGTCGCCGAGGCCTTCGCCCGCAAACTGGCCGGCGACAATGGCCCCGCGCGCGTCGTGCCCTACGCGGCCGAAGCCGGACAGTTCCAGGGCGCAGGCTTCTCGACGGTCATTTGTGGTCCCGGCTCGATCGACCAGGCCCACCAGCCCAATGAGTATGTCGAGATCAGCCAAATGCAGCGCGGCGCGGCCTTCATGCGTCGGTTGATCGAGGATCTTTCAACTCAATAG
- a CDS encoding glycosyltransferase family 2 protein, protein MPPETTEHKTGPAVTVVIVSYQSGPTLEPCLARLAAQTFRDFETILIDNASSDGAPQAAAKAHPWVDFVEAGANLGFAAGNNLAARRAKGRWLVLLNPDAYAEPDWLGELMAGAARHPTVKSFASLQLSADRPGLLDGAGDNVTSAGIPFRGGYGRKLPPVLPEGEVFSACGAAMLIDRELFLSVGGFDERYFCYCEDVDLGYRLRLYGEPTLLLPKAKIAHVGSASTGVRSDFSIFHGSRNRVWTFLKNTPGWLLPVTLPLHVAVTAGLLLLHWRRGDVAPAIRGIRAALKREDLDQVMADRRAIQARRKASPSAILRVMSLDPAAFVGRRFVIRKWRGG, encoded by the coding sequence ATGCCGCCTGAAACGACCGAACACAAGACCGGCCCGGCGGTAACCGTCGTCATCGTCTCCTATCAGAGCGGGCCGACGCTGGAGCCATGCCTGGCCAGGCTCGCGGCCCAGACCTTTCGCGACTTCGAGACGATCCTGATCGACAACGCCTCGAGCGACGGCGCGCCCCAGGCCGCCGCCAAGGCCCATCCGTGGGTCGACTTCGTCGAGGCGGGCGCCAATCTCGGCTTCGCCGCCGGCAACAACCTGGCCGCCCGACGCGCCAAGGGCCGGTGGCTGGTGCTGCTCAATCCCGACGCCTATGCCGAACCCGACTGGCTGGGGGAGCTGATGGCGGGCGCCGCGCGCCATCCGACCGTGAAGAGCTTCGCCTCCCTCCAGCTCTCCGCCGACCGGCCTGGCTTGCTGGACGGCGCGGGGGACAACGTCACCAGCGCGGGCATACCGTTCCGAGGCGGGTATGGCCGCAAGCTCCCGCCGGTCCTACCCGAGGGCGAGGTGTTCTCGGCCTGCGGCGCGGCGATGCTGATCGACCGGGAGCTTTTCCTGAGCGTGGGCGGCTTTGACGAGCGCTACTTCTGCTACTGCGAGGACGTCGATCTCGGCTACCGCCTGCGGCTCTATGGTGAGCCGACCCTGCTCTTGCCCAAGGCCAAGATCGCCCATGTCGGCTCGGCCAGCACCGGGGTTCGGTCGGACTTCTCGATCTTCCACGGCTCGCGCAACCGGGTGTGGACCTTCCTGAAGAACACGCCCGGTTGGCTGTTGCCGGTGACGCTACCGCTGCACGTGGCGGTGACGGCCGGTCTTCTGCTGCTGCACTGGCGGCGGGGCGATGTCGCGCCGGCGATCCGGGGAATCCGCGCGGCGCTGAAGCGCGAGGATCTGGATCAGGTGATGGCCGATCGTCGGGCGATCCAGGCCAGGCGTAAGGCTTCGCCGTCCGCGATCCTGCGGGTGATGTCGCTTGATCCGGCGGCGTTCGTCGGCCGGCGATTTGTGATCAGGAAATGGAGAGGTGGCTAA